The DNA sequence GGTGTTCCTCGATGTGCGTCGTGTGTTCGCCGGGCTTGCTGCGCAGTTTGATCAGCACTTCGCGGCCGGGGTGCGCGCGGGCGTGCCCGGCGGCCCGCCGCAGCAGGTACAGCCGGTCCGCGCGGCTTTCCGGCACGGATGGCTGGGCGGCGAACACGACGGTGTACGGGCGCACTTCGCGGGGCACGGGCTCGTACGGGAGCCCCCCGAGGAACGGCAGGGCGCACTCCGTGACGCCGTCCGCCGGGGCGCCGACCCCTTCGTAGACCGCGCGGAAACGGTCCGCGTCATGGCGGGAGTTGGCGAGGACCACGTCGGCTCCGTGCCGCAACAGCAGTCCGTCGGCCAGCTTTTCGTAGACGACACCGACGTAGCCGGTCACGGCGACCGGACGCCGTCCGGCGCCGGACCAGGCCCGGGCGAGCGCGTGCAGCATCGCCTGGACGGTGCCGCCGACGCAGGCGAGGAGCACGACGTCGTACGGGGGCCGGCCGGCCGCGGCCGTGAACTCCGCGGCGGTCACCTCGCGCAACGCGTCGGCCCGCACGCCGACTTCGGTGAGCTGGCGGCGGGTGGGAGTGGCCCGCCCGCGCAGCAGGAAGCCGTCCAGCCGGGCGCCGGGGGCGAGCCGGTGCGCGGTGAGCGCTCCCCATTTCCACCGGGTGTCGGAGTCCGCGAGCACGGCGACGCGCGGCGGGGACGCGGAATGCGGGGGCGCTGCGGGAGCGGAGGGCGCTGAGGGCACGGAACCGACGATAGGAATGGATCCGGTTTGGCTGACCAACGCGAGCGCAACACTCGGTAAACAGCGCGCCGACACCCGGCGAAGCCGTTGACGCGCGCACCCGGTTCATCATTCCGCCGCACTTCGTTCACCCCGGCTTACGGCACCGGACAGCACGAATGCCGGGGCGTCACCTAACGTGACGCGGGTGGTCAAGCTCTCCGTCATCGTGCCGTTCTTCAATGTGCAGACGTATGCCTCGGACGCGCTGCGCAGCCTGAAAGCGAACTCCCGTGAGGATTTCGAATTCATTTTCGTCGACGATTGTTCGACCGACGGCACGTCCGCGCTTCTGGAACGGGCCCGGGACGACATACCCGGAGTGGTGCTGAAGCGCCACGAACGGAACGGCGGCCTGGCCACCGCCCGGAACACCGGACTGGACGCCGCCCGCGGCGAGTACGTGACCTTCCTGGACGGCGACGACTGGCTCGCGCCCGGCTACTACACGCGATTGGTGCAGGTCATCGAGGACATCGGCGTGGACTTCGTCCGCACCGACCATGTGCGGTGCACCGGCCGGAACCGCACCCTCCACCGCGTCCCGGACGGCCGGCGCGGGGTCGTCCTCGACCCCCGCGACGCGATACTCCCCGCGGACCGCTCCACGGCCGTCGATTACCCGTACGCCTGGGCCGGCATCTACCACCGCAGGCTGCTGGACGACGGACTCCTGCATTTCCCGGACGGTCTGCGCACCGCCGAGGACCGGCCCTGGATCTGGCGGCTGCACCGCGAGGCCCGCAGTTTCGCGATCGCCGGGCTCCTCGGCGTCTTCTACCGCCGCGGGGTGGCTTCCTCGCTCACCCAGATCGGCGACGTGCGGCAACTCGATTTCCTGCGCGCATTCGACCAGGTGATCGAGGAAACGCGCCGGGACCGCGACGCCGACGCGCTGCTGCCGAAAGCCGTGCGCACCTATTGCGCGATCATTTCCCACCACCTCGGTTCCATCGAACGCTTCGAACCCGAAGTGGCCCGCGCCCTGCGGTCGATGAGCGCCGCCGCGATGAAACGGATGCCCCCGGCATTGCTGACCGACGCCCTGAACGCCATGGACGCCGACCGGGCGGCCCGGCTGCGCCGACTGCGCCGCCGTCCCCTCCCCGCGCCCCGGGCGGGGGTGCCCGCCTGATGCCCGGCCACCCGCGCACCGCCCAGATCTTCCTGGCCTCCACCCTCTACGGCGCCGCGACCCTCGCCGCCGCCCTCGACGCCGGCCTCTTCCCCGCCGACAGCCGCCGGCTGCTGCTCGTCGCCAACAACGCCGCCGTCCCCGAGACCAGCCCCGGACTCGACCGGGCCCCCGGCTTCGACCGGCTGCGCACCCGCTTCGACGACGTCCTCTCCTGGAACGAGACGATCAGCCCGCTCCACCCCGGCGGCTGGTCCCCGCGCCCCGACGACGTCCCCCTGTGGGAGCGGCACCTGCGGCTGCTGTGGGACCTGGGGACGGACGACGTCTCGCTCGTCCTCGAATCCCTCCAGGTCGACCCGGCCCAGGCGGTCGCCCGGATCTTCCCCGACGCCCCGCTGGACGTCTACGCGGACGGGCTGATGAGCTACGGCCCCACGCGCGACAAGCTCGACCCGCTGATCGGCACCCGGGTGCGCCGGCTGCTCCACCTCGACCTTGTACCGGGCCTGCGCCCGCTCCTGCTGCGGGAGTTCGGGGTCCGGCCGGAGATCGTCCCCGGCGACGTCGTCACCAAGGTGCTGGCCGAACTGGCCGACGCCACCCCGCCGCCGCCCGCCCCGGAAGGCGCCGCGCTGCTCCTCGGCCAGTACCTCTCCGCACTGGACATCCTCACCCCCGAGGAGGAGGAGCGGCTGCACGTCCGCATGCTGCGCGGCGCGGCCGGGCGCGGCCACCGCGACGTCGTCTTCAAACCACACCCGACCGCACCCGCCCGCTGGTCGCGGCTGCTGGAGGACGAGGCCGGCCGGCTCGGCGTCCGCCTCACGGTGCTGGACGGCACCACCCTGGCGGAGGCGGTGTTCCAGCGCCTGCGGCCCGCGCTGGTGGCCGGCTGCTTCTCGACCGCGCTCGTCACGGCGCGCGCCTTCTACGGCCTCCCGGCCGCCCGGACCGGCACGGACCTGCTGCTCGACCGGCTCTCGCCGTACGAGAACAGCAACCGGGTGCCGGTGACGATCGTCGACGCGCTGCTGCCCGCGCTGGAGGATACCTCCGGCGGCGCGCCGCCGTCGGACGCGGCCGAGCTGAACGACCTGCTGTCGGCGGTGGGTTACGCGATGCAGCCACGCGTCAACGCCGACCTGCGCCCGGCCGCCGAGCGCTACCTGGCGCACCATCTGACACCCCGCACTCGCCGCTATTTCAAGCGGCGCCGCCTCACCGCCCTTGCCCTGCCCGGCGCCCTTCCCGCCCGTCTCGCCTTCCTCCCCCGCAACCCGGCGGTGCGTCGGCTCGCGCGCCGGGCGCGGTCGGTTCAGCGGCGGTTGCGCGGAAAGGGGCGCAAGTGAGCCGACCCGGAGTAGAGCCCCTGCCCCGCCCTTTCTCCCCCAGCTACCGCTGGGAGGTGCCCCCAGTTTCTTGCGGGGGCTGGGCCCCCGCGCCCCCGAAACCGCGCTTCGCGCGGTTGTCCTCAAGCGCCGGACGGGCTGAAGTGCCCGCCCAGGCGCACGATTCAGCCCGTCCGGCGCTTGAGGACGAGCGGCGAAGCCGCGATCAGGGGGTCTGGGGCGCAGCCCCAGGAAACGGCGAAGTGGCGGTCCCCCCTCTGGGGGAGGGACCGGGGCACCCCACCCCCCGCCACCCCACCCGCCTCACCGCCCTCGACGCCCTCCGCCTCCTCGCCGCCCTCATGGTCGCCCTCTACCACTACGGCGGCCGCGGCGGCCAGATCACCACGGCGTGGGGAAGCTCCCCACGCCACCAATTCCCCCACCTGTCACAAGCGTTCGCCTACGGCTGCCTAGGCGTCCAACTCTTCTTCGTCGTCAGCGGCTTCGTCATCTGCATGAGCGGCTGGGGCCGCTCCCTCCGCTCCTTCGCCGCCTCCCGCGCCGCCCGCCTCTATCCCGCCTACTGGGCGGCGATCCTGCTGGTCACCGCCGCCTTCGCGCTTCCGCTCGCTCGGCATTACGGCGGCTCGGTGTCCACCAGCGACACCCTCGTCAACCTGACGATGCTGCAGCAGCCCGTCGGCGCCGAGCGGGTGCTCGGGGTCTGCTGGACGCTCTGGGTGGAGGTCCGCTTCTACGCCCTGTTCGCACTCTTCGTCGTCCTGCCGGGCGCGACCCGCCACCGCGTCGTCCTCTTCTGCGCGGTGTGGACGCTCGCGTCGGCGCTCACCGCGGCCGCGCACGCCGAGGCGCTCAAGGTGGTGGTGATGCCGGAGGACTCCCCGTTCTTCATCGGCGGCATCGGCCTCTACCTCGTCCACCGGTACGGCCACTCGCTGACGGCCTGGGGCATCGTCGTGGTGAGCTTCCTGGTCGGCCAGCACTACGCGGTGGCGGGTCTGTGGCATCCGCCGGGCCCGCACCACTTCTCGTACCGCTCCCCCGTCGTAATCATCGCGGTGCTGGCCCTGGGGTACGCGGCGGTCGCGGCCGTGGCGGTGTGGGGTGCCCGGTGGCCGTCCTGGCGGTGGCTGACGGTCGCGGGGGCGCTGACGTACCCCTTCTACCTGGTTCACGAGCACCTGGGGTGGCTCGTGGTGCAGGTGCTGCACCGGAGGCTGGGGATCCCGTCGTACGGGGTGCTGGCACTGACGGTGGGACTGATGCTGGCCCTGGCCTGGGTGCTGCACGTGGGGGTGGAGCGGCGCCTGACGCCGCTGTTGCGGAGGGGGCTGGAAGCGACGCCACGGGAGCCGGCGGCGAAAAGCCGCTGAACCCCGCCCCCGATCAGCCCACCCGCTCCCGCGTCGCCGCGATCCCCGCGACGATCGCGGCCAGCCCCGCCTCGAACCCGGCGTCCGCGTCCCCGAAGAGCTCGGGCCCCGCCGCGGCGGCGAGCGGGAACTCCGCGAGCCGTTCCGCGCGTTCGGCCACATCGATGCCCTTGACGCCCCGCTCCGGATGGTCCGCCGCCGACTGCTCCTCGATGACGTATCCGATCGTGAAGCAGTACACGGTGTAGTACGCACGCGCGGCCTCTCCCGGCGTGAAGCCGGCGCCGACCAGCGACGCGAGGTACCGCTCCATCGGGACGGCGTACGACGTGTCGGTGAAGCGGGTGCCGCTGTACACCTTCGCGCCGTCGCGGTAGGTGAGCAGCACCCGCCGCAGCGCCCGGTGGCTGCCGGCCAGCGTTTCCTGCCACGTCGCGTGTGCGAATCCGCCCTCCGCCTCCTGGAGGGCGGTCATCCGGCGCAGCATCTCCGTGGCCATGGCGTCCAGCAGGTCCTGCTTGTTCTTGAAGTGCCAGTAGAGCGCGGGCGCCTGGACGTCGAGCTCCTTGCCGATGCGGCGCAGGGTCAGCCCCTCCAGGCCCACGTCGTTCAGCAGCTCCAGGGCGGTGCTCACCACTTGGTCGCGGTCCAGTCGATTTCCCACCTTGACAGTTTAACGCCGTTCAGGCCACGCTTAACAACGTTAAATTGAACGCCGTTAAGGGGGCTGCGCCATGTCCGTTACATCCACTACGCCTGTTACGCCCGGCTCCGGAGCCGTCGAGAACCCGGAGGTGCTGATCGTCGGCGCCGGACCGTCCGGCCTGGTCCTGGCCTGCGTCCTCGCCGAGCAGGGCGTCCCGTTCCGCCTGGTCGACGCCGGGGAAGGGGGGTTCGTCGGGTCGCGCGGCAAGGGGATCCAGCCGCGGACGCTGGAGCTCCTCGGGACGCTCGGCGTCGTCGACCGCTTCCTCGCGGACGGCGGCCCCGCGCCGCTGATGAGCAGCTGGCGGGACGGGGAGATGGTCGCGGAGTGGGACATGCTCACCCGGAGCGAGCCGACGCCCGACGCGCCCTACGGACAGCCGCTGCTGCTGCCGCAGTGGCGCACCCAGGAGATCCTCCGGGAACGGCTCGGCGAACTCGGCGGGACGGTCGAGTTCGCCACCCGGCTCACCGGGCTGACGCAGGACGCGGACGGCGTCACCGCACACCTGGAGACCGCGGACGGCACGACGTCCACGGTCCGCGCCTCCTGGCTCGTCGGCACGGACGGCGGCCGCAGCACCGTACGGAACCTGCTGGGCACCCCGTTCTCCGGCGAGACCGTCGACCCCACGCCGATGCTGGTCGCCGACGTCCACGTGGAGGGGCTGCCGCGCACGCACTGGCACACCTGGCCGGACCACCCCGCCGGCATGCTCGTCCTCTGCCCGCTGCACGCGACGGACGCCTTCCAGCTGGTCGCCGCCTTCCAGGACGGCGAGCCGGACCCGGCGCCGGAGGCCGTCCGGGCGCTGGTCACGGAGCGGACCGGGCTGACGGCCCGGGAGGTGGACTGGGCCTCGGTCTTCCGCGCCCGGGCGGCCATGGCGGAACGGTTCCGCGAAGGACGGGTTTTCCTCGCCGGGGACGCCGCCCACGTGCACTCCCCCGCCGGCGCCCAGGGGCTGAACACCAGCGTCCAGGACGCGTACAACCTGGGCTGGAAGCTGGGACACGTGGTGCGGCACGGCGCGCCGGACGCGCTTCTCGACTCGTACGAGGCGGAGCGGCTGCCCGTCGCGGCGGGCGTGCTCGGCCTCAGCACCCGTATCCACCGGGGCAACGGGCGCGAGGGACTGAAGCTCAGCGCGCGGCGGGGCAAAGAGGCGCACCAGCTCGACCTGCACTACCGGGAGAGCCCGCTCAGCCGCGAGGCGCGCGCCCTCCCGGCCGGGGAGGCGCCGTGCGCGGGCGACCG is a window from the Streptomyces mobaraensis genome containing:
- a CDS encoding DUF6716 putative glycosyltransferase, with product MLADSDTRWKWGALTAHRLAPGARLDGFLLRGRATPTRRQLTEVGVRADALREVTAAEFTAAAGRPPYDVVLLACVGGTVQAMLHALARAWSGAGRRPVAVTGYVGVVYEKLADGLLLRHGADVVLANSRHDADRFRAVYEGVGAPADGVTECALPFLGGLPYEPVPREVRPYTVVFAAQPSVPESRADRLYLLRRAAGHARAHPGREVLIKLRSKPGEHTTHIEEHPYQKLAARLPGGLPANCRLVYGNMGTVLDRTDLLVTVSSTAALEALHRAVPTAVLTDLGIRERLGNHHFLGSGCLTSWDHLDAGRLPKAEPEWLARQGVAADQPYERAFDAARRRVADLVARDRLPPPSPYYTPETAPGYLPAVLARHGFGPDGRPLPGRAAPPPGRSALRRAGRDVLRGAARGAYRHGVQRVAPVIRRLGEL
- a CDS encoding glycosyltransferase family 2 protein; protein product: MVKLSVIVPFFNVQTYASDALRSLKANSREDFEFIFVDDCSTDGTSALLERARDDIPGVVLKRHERNGGLATARNTGLDAARGEYVTFLDGDDWLAPGYYTRLVQVIEDIGVDFVRTDHVRCTGRNRTLHRVPDGRRGVVLDPRDAILPADRSTAVDYPYAWAGIYHRRLLDDGLLHFPDGLRTAEDRPWIWRLHREARSFAIAGLLGVFYRRGVASSLTQIGDVRQLDFLRAFDQVIEETRRDRDADALLPKAVRTYCAIISHHLGSIERFEPEVARALRSMSAAAMKRMPPALLTDALNAMDADRAARLRRLRRRPLPAPRAGVPA
- a CDS encoding polysialyltransferase family glycosyltransferase, with protein sequence MPGHPRTAQIFLASTLYGAATLAAALDAGLFPADSRRLLLVANNAAVPETSPGLDRAPGFDRLRTRFDDVLSWNETISPLHPGGWSPRPDDVPLWERHLRLLWDLGTDDVSLVLESLQVDPAQAVARIFPDAPLDVYADGLMSYGPTRDKLDPLIGTRVRRLLHLDLVPGLRPLLLREFGVRPEIVPGDVVTKVLAELADATPPPPAPEGAALLLGQYLSALDILTPEEEERLHVRMLRGAAGRGHRDVVFKPHPTAPARWSRLLEDEAGRLGVRLTVLDGTTLAEAVFQRLRPALVAGCFSTALVTARAFYGLPAARTGTDLLLDRLSPYENSNRVPVTIVDALLPALEDTSGGAPPSDAAELNDLLSAVGYAMQPRVNADLRPAAERYLAHHLTPRTRRYFKRRRLTALALPGALPARLAFLPRNPAVRRLARRARSVQRRLRGKGRK
- a CDS encoding acyltransferase family protein; protein product: MAVPPLGEGPGHPTPRHPTRLTALDALRLLAALMVALYHYGGRGGQITTAWGSSPRHQFPHLSQAFAYGCLGVQLFFVVSGFVICMSGWGRSLRSFAASRAARLYPAYWAAILLVTAAFALPLARHYGGSVSTSDTLVNLTMLQQPVGAERVLGVCWTLWVEVRFYALFALFVVLPGATRHRVVLFCAVWTLASALTAAAHAEALKVVVMPEDSPFFIGGIGLYLVHRYGHSLTAWGIVVVSFLVGQHYAVAGLWHPPGPHHFSYRSPVVIIAVLALGYAAVAAVAVWGARWPSWRWLTVAGALTYPFYLVHEHLGWLVVQVLHRRLGIPSYGVLALTVGLMLALAWVLHVGVERRLTPLLRRGLEATPREPAAKSR
- a CDS encoding TetR/AcrR family transcriptional regulator C-terminal domain-containing protein; protein product: MGNRLDRDQVVSTALELLNDVGLEGLTLRRIGKELDVQAPALYWHFKNKQDLLDAMATEMLRRMTALQEAEGGFAHATWQETLAGSHRALRRVLLTYRDGAKVYSGTRFTDTSYAVPMERYLASLVGAGFTPGEAARAYYTVYCFTIGYVIEEQSAADHPERGVKGIDVAERAERLAEFPLAAAAGPELFGDADAGFEAGLAAIVAGIAATRERVG
- a CDS encoding FAD-dependent monooxygenase, whose translation is MSVTSTTPVTPGSGAVENPEVLIVGAGPSGLVLACVLAEQGVPFRLVDAGEGGFVGSRGKGIQPRTLELLGTLGVVDRFLADGGPAPLMSSWRDGEMVAEWDMLTRSEPTPDAPYGQPLLLPQWRTQEILRERLGELGGTVEFATRLTGLTQDADGVTAHLETADGTTSTVRASWLVGTDGGRSTVRNLLGTPFSGETVDPTPMLVADVHVEGLPRTHWHTWPDHPAGMLVLCPLHATDAFQLVAAFQDGEPDPAPEAVRALVTERTGLTAREVDWASVFRARAAMAERFREGRVFLAGDAAHVHSPAGAQGLNTSVQDAYNLGWKLGHVVRHGAPDALLDSYEAERLPVAAGVLGLSTRIHRGNGREGLKLSARRGKEAHQLDLHYRESPLSREARALPAGEAPCAGDRAPDAPCATDSGEPVRLFDLFGSGHYTLLAVGRAAEDELPADVAGPLVRIAHLTDVDGHLARAYGPGLFLIRPDGYIGLAAEDAAEVRKYLAEVVGA